Proteins from a single region of Bacteroidales bacterium:
- a CDS encoding rod shape-determining protein MreD, translating into MYIIARNIFRFVVVILFQVLVMDNVMIHGYMIPYIYLLFILLLPFETPRGIQLLSGFALGLAMDLFSGTAGMHTAATVLAAFVRPYLLGLLAPRDGYEPDTFPRIYYNGFNWFLKYTLIIVVIHHLSLFYLEVFQIQAFFSTLLRVILSSLLSASTIVLSQYFVFRK; encoded by the coding sequence ATGTATATCATTGCCAGAAATATCTTCCGCTTTGTTGTGGTGATCCTGTTCCAGGTCCTGGTCATGGACAACGTAATGATCCATGGATATATGATACCATATATCTATCTTCTCTTCATCCTCTTATTGCCTTTCGAGACACCCAGAGGGATCCAGCTTCTTTCCGGTTTTGCTCTTGGGCTGGCCATGGATCTGTTCTCGGGCACTGCCGGGATGCATACTGCCGCCACCGTCCTGGCTGCATTTGTCCGGCCTTACCTGCTTGGCCTTCTGGCTCCGAGAGATGGTTATGAACCCGATACCTTCCCAAGGATATATTACAATGGCTTTAACTGGTTCCTGAAATATACCCTGATCATTGTGGTGATTCATCATCTGTCGCTCTTCTACCTGGAAGTGTTCCAGATACAGGCTTTTTTCAGTACCTTGCTGCGCGTGATACTGAGTTCGCTTCTCTCCGCCTCAACCATTGTACTCAGTCAGTATTTTGTATTCCGAAAATAG
- the mreC gene encoding rod shape-determining protein MreC yields MRTLLRFFQNYSNLLLFLLLEAIAIAFMIQDSSYQRSRLMGLNRQVTGYIYNKVDGAREYFSLKEANEQLALENKDLRNRLDLISSSLDSATVVSEVKGEYRYSFVHARIVHNSVYKQLNYLTINKGKNQGVFRDMGVISDQGLVGIILESSANYATVIPVINLDFRLSAKIISSNHAGILQWDGASPQFALLTEIPFHARLTEGDTIVSSGFSSIFPEGIIVGSIESFSLEKGNFYDIRVKLSTDFQRLYHVNVIRNYRQEEQLNLENQNR; encoded by the coding sequence GTGAGGACACTGCTAAGGTTTTTTCAGAACTATTCCAACCTGCTCCTGTTTCTGCTGCTGGAGGCAATCGCCATTGCCTTTATGATCCAGGACAGCAGTTATCAGAGATCCAGGCTCATGGGGCTGAACCGTCAGGTGACAGGTTACATCTATAACAAAGTGGATGGCGCCAGGGAGTATTTCTCTCTGAAGGAGGCTAACGAACAACTTGCGCTTGAGAATAAGGATTTAAGAAACAGGCTTGATCTGATTTCCTCCAGTCTGGACAGTGCTACTGTTGTAAGCGAAGTAAAGGGGGAATACCGCTATTCTTTTGTTCATGCCAGAATCGTACACAACAGCGTATACAAACAGCTAAACTACCTGACCATTAACAAGGGAAAGAATCAGGGTGTATTCCGGGATATGGGGGTGATTTCAGATCAGGGCCTGGTAGGCATCATCCTCGAGAGCTCTGCAAATTATGCCACGGTCATCCCGGTCATCAACCTGGACTTCAGATTAAGTGCAAAGATCATATCCAGCAACCATGCAGGAATTCTGCAGTGGGATGGTGCTTCTCCACAGTTCGCCCTGCTCACCGAGATACCCTTTCATGCCCGGCTGACAGAGGGGGATACCATCGTAAGCAGCGGCTTTTCTTCCATCTTCCCGGAAGGAATTATAGTGGGCTCTATTGAATCCTTTTCACTGGAAAAAGGGAACTTCTATGATATCAGAGTGAAGCTGTCTACTGATTTTCAGCGCCTGTATCATGTGAATGTGATCCGTAACTACCGGCAGGAAGAGCAGTTGAACCTGGAAAATCAAAACAGATAA
- a CDS encoding rod shape-determining protein has product MGLFSFQQELAIDLGTANTIIIHNDKVVVNEPSIVAIEQHTGKLIAIGEKARQMHGKTHDDIKTIRPLRDGVIADFQAAELMIRGMIKMINTKRRLFTPSLKMVVCIPSGSTEVERRAVRDSAEHAGGRDVYMIFEPMAAAIGIGLDVEAPEGCMVVDIGGGTTEIAVIALGGIVCNQSIRVAGDGFTSDIQTYMRHQHNIKIGERTAEEIKINVGSALPELDDAPQDFYVRGPNLMTALPIEIPISYQEIGHCLDKSISKIETAILSVLEQTPPELYADIVTKGIYLAGGGALLRGLDKRLAEKISIPFHVAEDPLQAVARGTGIALRNVDKYPFLMR; this is encoded by the coding sequence ATGGGATTGTTTTCATTCCAGCAGGAACTCGCCATAGACCTGGGAACTGCCAATACGATAATTATTCACAATGATAAAGTTGTTGTGAATGAGCCCTCCATTGTTGCCATTGAGCAACACACCGGGAAACTGATCGCCATCGGTGAAAAAGCGAGGCAGATGCATGGAAAAACCCATGATGATATCAAAACCATACGCCCCCTGCGGGATGGTGTCATTGCCGATTTCCAGGCTGCGGAGTTGATGATCAGGGGGATGATAAAAATGATAAATACCAAACGCAGACTATTTACACCTTCCCTGAAGATGGTAGTCTGCATTCCGTCAGGAAGTACGGAGGTGGAACGCCGTGCTGTACGCGATTCAGCTGAACATGCCGGCGGGCGAGATGTCTACATGATCTTTGAGCCCATGGCGGCAGCCATTGGTATCGGATTGGACGTGGAAGCTCCAGAAGGATGTATGGTCGTGGATATCGGCGGAGGGACCACTGAGATTGCTGTGATTGCACTGGGGGGCATTGTTTGTAACCAGTCCATCCGGGTGGCCGGAGACGGATTTACCAGCGATATCCAGACTTACATGAGACACCAGCATAACATCAAGATCGGGGAACGGACTGCCGAAGAAATAAAAATTAATGTGGGATCGGCCCTTCCTGAACTGGATGATGCTCCACAGGATTTTTATGTCAGGGGGCCAAACCTGATGACCGCCCTGCCCATCGAGATTCCGATCTCTTACCAGGAGATCGGGCACTGCCTGGATAAATCTATCTCAAAAATCGAAACTGCCATCCTGTCCGTCCTGGAACAGACTCCGCCGGAGCTCTATGCAGACATCGTTACCAAAGGTATCTATCTGGCAGGAGGCGGAGCATTGCTCAGGGGTCTGGACAAAAGACTGGCAGAAAAGATATCCATCCCCTTCCATGTGGCAGAAGACCCACTGCAGGCTGTTGCAAGGGGAACCGGGATCGCCCTCAGAAATGTCGACAAGTACCCCTTCCTGATGAGATAA
- the purH gene encoding bifunctional phosphoribosylaminoimidazolecarboxamide formyltransferase/IMP cyclohydrolase, whose amino-acid sequence MSTNKPIRSALISVYSKEGLDRIVKKLHDLSVTIYSTGGTEKFIAGFGIPVIKVEELTSYPSILGGRVKTLHPNVFGGILARRNLESDLKQLEEYQIPEIDLVIVDLYPFEDTLRSGAPEPEIIEKIDIGGISLIRAAAKNYQDVMVVASREEYEPLYTLLEAEQGITSLEDRKAFASQAFHVSSHYDSEIFKFFDGGEMRALKISEPSSRKLRYGENPHQKGLFFGDLDKMFEQLHGKEISYNNLLDIDAAVGLIGEFDQCSFAIMKHNNACGLASRDKLVDAWTEALAGDPVSAFGGVLITNREIDLETAEEMNKIFFEVSIAPSYKPEALKVLQQKKNRIILIQKSSKTADVTLRTVLNGVLVQDRDLSTEQEIQMKQVTKTAASLEQLADLIFANKIVKHTKSNAIVLVRNQQLLASGVGQTSRVDALKQSIEKARHFKFDLEGAVMASDAFFPFADSVEIADAAGVKAVVQPGGSVRDQDSIDYCDAHGMAMVFTGSRHFKH is encoded by the coding sequence ATGAGCACCAATAAACCAATCCGCAGTGCGCTAATTTCAGTGTACTCCAAAGAGGGTCTGGATCGTATCGTTAAAAAACTCCACGATCTCTCAGTAACTATCTATTCCACAGGGGGGACTGAGAAATTTATAGCCGGGTTTGGTATTCCGGTGATAAAAGTGGAAGAGCTTACCTCCTATCCATCTATCCTGGGTGGTCGTGTTAAAACCCTTCATCCCAATGTTTTCGGGGGGATCCTGGCCCGTAGAAACCTGGAAAGTGACCTGAAGCAACTGGAGGAGTACCAGATTCCTGAAATTGACCTGGTTATCGTGGACCTCTATCCTTTTGAAGATACGCTTCGTTCTGGTGCGCCGGAACCAGAAATTATTGAAAAAATTGATATCGGGGGAATCTCGCTGATCAGGGCTGCTGCAAAAAATTACCAGGATGTGATGGTGGTGGCATCCCGGGAAGAGTACGAACCGCTCTATACCCTTCTGGAGGCGGAACAGGGGATCACCAGCCTGGAAGACAGAAAAGCATTTGCAAGCCAGGCATTCCATGTTTCATCCCATTACGATTCGGAAATTTTTAAGTTTTTCGACGGAGGAGAAATGAGGGCTCTGAAAATAAGTGAACCTTCCTCCAGGAAGCTGCGTTACGGGGAAAATCCTCACCAAAAGGGTCTCTTCTTCGGAGATTTGGATAAGATGTTCGAACAGCTTCACGGGAAAGAGATCTCTTACAACAACCTGCTGGATATCGATGCGGCAGTTGGATTGATCGGCGAATTTGACCAGTGCAGCTTCGCCATTATGAAGCATAACAATGCCTGCGGACTTGCCAGCAGGGATAAGCTGGTCGATGCATGGACGGAGGCCCTGGCGGGCGATCCCGTCTCGGCCTTCGGTGGAGTATTGATTACCAACAGGGAAATTGACCTGGAGACTGCCGAAGAGATGAACAAAATCTTTTTCGAGGTCTCCATCGCGCCATCTTATAAGCCGGAAGCCCTGAAAGTGCTTCAGCAGAAAAAAAACAGGATTATTCTGATCCAGAAGAGCAGCAAAACAGCGGATGTAACCTTACGTACCGTTCTTAACGGAGTACTGGTGCAGGACCGCGATCTCTCAACCGAGCAGGAGATCCAGATGAAGCAGGTTACGAAAACTGCCGCAAGTCTGGAACAGCTGGCCGACCTGATATTTGCAAATAAAATAGTAAAACATACCAAATCAAATGCCATTGTGCTGGTCCGGAACCAGCAGCTCCTGGCCTCGGGAGTCGGACAGACTTCCCGGGTGGATGCGCTGAAACAGAGTATTGAAAAAGCCCGGCACTTTAAATTTGACCTGGAGGGAGCTGTGATGGCCTCCGATGCCTTCTTCCCTTTTGCTGATAGCGTGGAAATTGCAGATGCAGCGGGAGTTAAGGCCGTGGTCCAGCCAGGAGGTTCCGTGCGTGACCAGGATTCCATTGACTATTGCGATGCTCATGGCATGGCCATGGTTTTCACCGGAAGCAGACATTTTAAACATTAA
- a CDS encoding ABC transporter permease: protein MWESLIMAIQSVVVNRLRAMLSLLGITIGIFAIIAVFTIVDSLESNIRESVNSLGSDLIYVEKWPWAPDENGEFAWWKYMNRPLATLDEFEYIKEHAKGAKNTCFVSYVGRRIEYGNNNIEGAGIIGVTEQFKDIRSFELEDGRYFSPMELRAGRNIAVIGYTIAKDLFEGANPLGKYIEVFGRKVLVIGVVEKEGRGTFSGQILDDVAIMPLGFYMNFVDVRRDYASPQIWVQAKPRVGVEELTYEITQLLRSYRRLQPFEEDNFALNQTSIINNQLDQLFAVLKIAGFFIGIFSIIVGGFGIANIMFVSVKERTHIIGIQKALGAKKYFILLQFLFESVMLSVAGGIIGLLIVFIGASLISMSGDFAVTLTLDNIILGVGISSLIGLISGIFPAWQGARMDPVVAINSSF, encoded by the coding sequence GTGTGGGAGAGTTTAATCATGGCCATTCAGTCGGTTGTGGTAAACCGTTTAAGGGCCATGTTGTCCCTGCTTGGAATCACGATCGGCATATTTGCCATTATTGCTGTATTCACTATTGTGGACTCCCTGGAATCCAATATCAGGGAGAGTGTCAACAGCCTGGGGAGTGACCTGATCTATGTTGAGAAATGGCCCTGGGCACCTGATGAGAACGGGGAGTTTGCCTGGTGGAAATATATGAACAGGCCCCTGGCCACCCTGGATGAATTTGAATACATCAAGGAGCATGCAAAAGGGGCAAAAAATACATGTTTTGTGTCTTATGTGGGACGCAGGATCGAGTATGGCAATAACAATATCGAAGGAGCCGGTATTATTGGTGTCACCGAGCAGTTCAAAGATATCAGGTCCTTTGAACTGGAAGACGGGAGATATTTCTCTCCCATGGAACTCCGGGCCGGAAGGAATATTGCAGTAATCGGGTATACCATTGCGAAGGATCTGTTCGAGGGAGCGAACCCTTTGGGAAAGTATATCGAAGTTTTTGGACGTAAGGTCCTGGTGATTGGAGTGGTGGAAAAGGAGGGGAGGGGTACTTTCAGTGGACAAATTCTGGATGATGTGGCCATCATGCCACTGGGGTTTTATATGAACTTTGTGGATGTCCGGAGAGACTATGCCAGTCCACAAATCTGGGTGCAGGCCAAACCCCGGGTAGGCGTGGAGGAGCTTACCTACGAAATAACCCAGTTGCTTCGCTCATACAGGAGGCTTCAGCCCTTTGAAGAGGATAATTTTGCCCTAAATCAGACCAGCATCATTAACAACCAGCTGGATCAGTTATTTGCAGTACTGAAGATTGCCGGTTTTTTCATTGGGATATTTTCCATTATTGTTGGAGGATTCGGGATCGCTAACATCATGTTTGTTTCAGTCAAGGAACGGACTCATATTATCGGAATCCAGAAGGCTCTGGGAGCAAAGAAGTATTTCATACTGTTGCAGTTCCTTTTTGAATCGGTGATGTTGTCGGTGGCCGGAGGGATTATCGGACTGCTGATTGTATTTATAGGAGCCTCCCTGATTAGCATGTCGGGTGATTTTGCAGTTACCCTGACCCTGGATAATATCATCCTGGGGGTAGGTATTTCCAGCCTGATTGGCCTGATAAGCGGTATTTTCCCTGCATGGCAGGGTGCCAGAATGGATCCGGTAGTGGCAATAAACAGCTCTTTCTGA